From the Roseibium salinum genome, one window contains:
- a CDS encoding (2Fe-2S)-binding protein, which produces MKQIVELIINGDSHDVIVEEHRSLLDTLREEAGLTGTKKGCDVGDCGACTVLVDGQPVNACLMLAVEASGKRVETVEGLQSASGALHPLQDAFMRHGASQCGFCTPGILMMARQLLEENPDPTDEEIRFGLSGNICRCTGYTKIFDAIRSAAQEMRTTRETEVTL; this is translated from the coding sequence ATGAAACAGATTGTCGAATTGATCATCAACGGCGATTCCCATGACGTGATCGTCGAGGAACATCGCTCGCTTCTGGACACGCTTCGCGAAGAGGCAGGGCTGACGGGCACCAAGAAAGGCTGCGATGTCGGCGACTGTGGAGCCTGTACCGTTCTGGTGGACGGCCAGCCGGTGAATGCATGCCTGATGCTGGCCGTCGAAGCCAGTGGCAAGCGGGTGGAAACGGTCGAGGGGCTGCAGAGCGCCAGCGGAGCCTTGCATCCGCTGCAGGATGCCTTCATGCGGCACGGCGCCTCCCAATGCGGTTTCTGCACGCCCGGCATTCTGATGATGGCCAGACAACTGCTGGAAGAGAACCCGGATCCGACCGACGAGGAAATCAGGTTCGGCTTGAGCGGCAACATCTGCCGCTGCACCGGTTACACCAAGATTTTCGATGCGATCCGCAGCGCCGCGCAGGAGATGCGCACGACCCGCGAGACGGAGGTCACCTTATGA
- a CDS encoding CobW family GTP-binding protein produces the protein MQVHKIEKNKIPITILTGFLGSGKTTLLNYILTEKHGYRIAVIENEFGEVDVDSDLVLASEEEIYQMQNGCICCFVDVRNDLIDVMNKLLKQKDKFDHIIVETSGLADPTPVATAFFADRGVAEEVNLDAIVTLVDAKHIDQHLYDPVLDGRDNQAVDQIVAADRIIVNKVDLACDEGLSKLESELRNLNQTAPILRSRYGVVDLGSILNINGFQPSYLRERAEILQIDLDGDDHHDHHHHGHLHDETVSSVSFTFGQPFVLEKLQAMLTGYLEERGAAIFRTKGILSIAGEDRFFVLQAVHQLFDLRPDSPWRAEQRLSKIVFIGRDLDREELAAKLSACLID, from the coding sequence ATGCAGGTCCATAAGATCGAAAAGAACAAGATCCCGATTACGATCCTGACCGGTTTCCTGGGTTCAGGGAAAACCACGCTCCTGAACTATATCCTCACGGAAAAACACGGATACCGCATTGCGGTGATCGAAAACGAGTTCGGCGAAGTCGATGTGGACAGCGATCTCGTCCTGGCCTCCGAGGAGGAAATCTACCAGATGCAGAACGGCTGCATCTGCTGCTTCGTCGATGTGCGAAATGACCTGATAGACGTCATGAACAAACTCCTGAAGCAAAAGGACAAGTTCGACCACATCATCGTCGAGACCTCGGGTCTGGCCGATCCGACACCCGTCGCGACGGCGTTCTTCGCCGACCGCGGCGTTGCCGAGGAGGTCAATCTGGACGCGATCGTGACGCTGGTGGATGCCAAGCATATCGACCAGCACCTCTATGATCCGGTGCTCGACGGCCGCGATAATCAGGCGGTCGACCAGATCGTTGCTGCCGATCGCATCATCGTCAACAAGGTGGATCTGGCGTGTGACGAGGGATTGAGCAAGCTTGAATCGGAGCTGCGCAATCTCAATCAGACAGCGCCGATCCTGCGGTCCCGATACGGCGTGGTCGATCTCGGCTCGATCCTGAATATCAACGGCTTCCAGCCCTCCTATCTTCGCGAACGCGCAGAAATCCTTCAGATCGATCTGGATGGTGACGATCACCATGACCACCATCACCACGGACACCTTCATGATGAAACCGTAAGTTCGGTGAGCTTCACCTTCGGCCAGCCGTTTGTGCTGGAAAAACTCCAGGCCATGCTGACCGGCTATCTTGAGGAGCGGGGGGCGGCAATCTTTCGGACGAAGGGCATTCTGTCGATCGCCGGCGAAGACCGCTTTTTCGTCTTGCAGGCAGTGCACCAGCTTTTCGATCTGCGCCCGGACAGTCCCTGGCGAGCCGAACAGAGACTTTCGAAGATCGTGTTCATTGGCCGCGACCTGGACCGTGAGGAACTCGCCGCCAAACTCTCCGCCTGCCTCATCGACTGA
- a CDS encoding amidohydrolase family protein: MTSFLIKNAEGVLTGKTGQHARATGDIRVENGIISEIGALEKRPNERVIDASGCVVTPGLVNTHHHLFQSCLKAVPAGMNERLATWLRLVPVSHWHLLDGDVMKVSAMVGMAELALSGATTVADHHYFYSDRYDFDPNEVLFDVADRFGMRFLLARGGATQARKYDTDDVPPLPIEPLDDMIDAVTTAAQRWHDPAPDAMRRVAFAPTTPTFSLPDSALREVRAATRHLGLRLHSHLSENMDYVEYTMGKYGMRPVHWLAEQDWLGEDVWYAHMVEIDDSEIAVLAETGTAMSHCPQANARLGSGVAPTSALHAAGGTVSLAVDGAAANEAADMGTTLYLAFALPRASEKEAAASRAETVLSWATAGGARALGFDTIGTIEVGKSADLAIFELNRPRYFGQHDQAISPIISAGDLSVRHSFVRGNTIVENGELPWLDMEWLRAEALRVVNKLKAAA; this comes from the coding sequence ATGACCAGCTTTCTCATCAAGAATGCTGAAGGGGTGCTGACCGGGAAAACCGGTCAGCATGCCCGGGCAACAGGCGACATTCGTGTCGAAAACGGGATCATCAGCGAGATCGGCGCACTTGAGAAGCGGCCGAACGAACGAGTGATCGATGCCAGCGGCTGCGTGGTCACGCCAGGCCTGGTCAACACTCATCATCACCTGTTCCAGAGCTGTCTCAAGGCTGTGCCTGCCGGAATGAACGAGCGGCTGGCAACCTGGTTGCGGCTGGTTCCGGTGTCGCACTGGCATCTGCTGGACGGCGACGTGATGAAGGTTTCGGCGATGGTGGGCATGGCAGAGCTTGCCTTGAGCGGTGCCACGACCGTGGCCGATCACCACTATTTCTATTCGGACCGCTATGATTTCGACCCCAACGAAGTGCTCTTCGATGTGGCGGACCGGTTCGGCATGCGTTTCCTGCTGGCCCGCGGCGGGGCGACCCAGGCTCGAAAATACGATACCGACGACGTTCCCCCGCTACCGATCGAGCCGCTGGATGACATGATCGACGCGGTGACAACCGCGGCTCAACGCTGGCACGACCCGGCACCCGACGCAATGCGCCGGGTCGCCTTCGCACCGACGACGCCCACCTTCTCCCTGCCCGACAGCGCTTTGCGCGAGGTGCGCGCGGCAACCCGCCACCTGGGGCTGAGACTGCATTCGCACCTGTCGGAAAACATGGACTATGTCGAGTATACGATGGGCAAGTATGGAATGCGGCCGGTGCACTGGCTGGCCGAACAGGACTGGCTCGGCGAGGACGTCTGGTACGCGCATATGGTCGAAATCGACGATAGCGAGATCGCCGTACTTGCCGAAACCGGCACGGCGATGTCCCATTGTCCGCAGGCAAATGCACGCCTGGGATCCGGCGTGGCGCCGACCTCCGCATTGCACGCGGCTGGTGGCACTGTCTCGCTGGCCGTGGACGGGGCAGCCGCAAACGAAGCCGCGGATATGGGCACGACGCTCTATCTCGCCTTCGCCCTGCCCCGCGCCTCGGAAAAGGAGGCCGCGGCCAGCCGCGCCGAAACCGTGCTCAGCTGGGCCACGGCCGGCGGCGCAAGAGCGCTGGGATTCGATACGATCGGCACGATCGAAGTGGGCAAGAGCGCCGACCTTGCCATCTTTGAGTTGAACCGGCCGCGTTACTTCGGTCAACACGACCAGGCAATCAGTCCGATCATCTCGGCCGGAGACCTGTCCGTGCGTCATTCCTTCGTCCGCGGAAACACGATTGTCGAGAACGGCGAGTTACCCTGGCTTGACATGGAATGGCTGCGTGCCGAGGCGCTGCGCGTCGTCAACAAGCTCAAGGCGGCCGCCTGA
- a CDS encoding amidohydrolase family protein, producing the protein MIIDTHLHPTNLVDEAWRHTGEPFTGERMLKMMDGPYMINGKPRRIDMGFIQPPPGNTGYRDGNRMGREGIRDYMAYCAELCQKYPDRFIGNFNYNPRWGPENGAAEIEFHHKEYGFKMIKLHANMHGYRPDRALDWLRPAMKKCAELGIVVLIHTGDGPYTIPTMFYPIIREFPMVNFIIGHFGIQTGGNYSFEAFWMAMDTPNVYCESGWCFQSRIVEFAQQLPRNKIVFGTDSPPNDPGMWLRELEVLCHEPPHGMNLSEDDLEGYLGNNIARLVGIDPTPPPRDLKDAEARLKDTYAGVDRVTGKHLEPA; encoded by the coding sequence ATGATTATCGACACCCATCTCCATCCCACCAACCTGGTGGACGAGGCCTGGCGCCACACCGGCGAGCCCTTCACCGGCGAACGAATGCTGAAAATGATGGACGGACCGTACATGATCAACGGCAAGCCGCGCCGGATCGACATGGGCTTCATACAGCCGCCGCCTGGCAATACCGGATATCGCGACGGCAATCGCATGGGCCGCGAGGGCATTCGCGACTACATGGCCTACTGCGCCGAGCTCTGCCAGAAATACCCGGACCGCTTCATCGGCAACTTCAATTACAACCCGCGTTGGGGACCGGAAAACGGCGCCGCCGAGATCGAATTCCATCACAAGGAATACGGTTTCAAGATGATAAAACTTCATGCCAACATGCACGGCTACCGTCCGGACCGGGCGCTCGACTGGTTGCGTCCGGCAATGAAGAAATGTGCCGAACTGGGCATCGTTGTGCTGATCCATACCGGTGACGGGCCCTACACGATACCGACGATGTTCTATCCGATCATCCGGGAATTCCCGATGGTGAATTTCATCATCGGCCATTTCGGTATCCAGACCGGCGGCAACTACAGCTTCGAAGCGTTCTGGATGGCGATGGACACGCCCAATGTCTATTGCGAGAGCGGCTGGTGCTTCCAATCGCGCATCGTGGAATTCGCCCAGCAGCTCCCCAGGAACAAAATCGTCTTCGGTACGGATTCTCCGCCCAACGATCCCGGCATGTGGCTGCGGGAGCTCGAAGTGCTCTGTCATGAGCCGCCGCACGGGATGAACCTCTCCGAAGATGACCTTGAAGGATATCTCGGCAACAACATCGCCCGGCTGGTCGGTATCGACCCGACCCCGCCGCCGCGCGATCTGAAGGATGCCGAGGCCAGGTTGAAAGACACCTATGCCGGCGTGGACCGGGTGACCGGAAAACATCTGGAACCGGCCTGA
- a CDS encoding amidohydrolase family protein, with the protein MIIDLSCYPTDLVDLAWRHDGKPFTGERLLKMMDGPFYVNGKPRRVDKAFIQPPQGNTIYTHGIHEKEGKHAIREYMAYTEKMVCEHPDRFIGCFVYNPRYGTQNGAEEIERYVKEFDFKMVQLQANMHAYRPDRALDWLRPAMRVCADLGVMVKLHTGDGPYSIPTEFVPIIREFPSVNFILAHFGVQTGGVYTFEPFQMAMDEPNVYAESGWCLQSRIVEFAKELPPHKILFGTDTPPNEPGMWINLLEVLCHEPPQGLNLDEETLEDYLGNNVARMIGLEPTPPPRSLAEAEAYLRGNGVALEPAE; encoded by the coding sequence ATGATTATCGACCTGAGTTGCTATCCGACGGATCTCGTCGACTTGGCCTGGCGCCACGACGGCAAGCCATTTACCGGAGAGCGGCTGCTGAAGATGATGGACGGCCCTTTCTACGTGAACGGCAAGCCCCGCCGTGTTGACAAGGCGTTCATCCAGCCGCCGCAGGGCAACACGATCTACACCCACGGTATCCATGAAAAGGAAGGCAAGCACGCCATCCGCGAATACATGGCGTATACCGAAAAAATGGTCTGCGAGCATCCGGACCGGTTCATCGGATGCTTCGTCTACAACCCGCGCTATGGCACCCAGAATGGTGCGGAAGAAATCGAACGCTATGTCAAGGAGTTCGATTTCAAGATGGTGCAGTTGCAGGCCAATATGCATGCCTATCGCCCGGACCGGGCGCTGGACTGGTTGCGCCCGGCAATGCGCGTGTGTGCCGATCTTGGTGTGATGGTCAAGCTGCATACCGGAGATGGGCCCTATTCGATCCCCACCGAATTCGTGCCGATCATCCGTGAATTCCCCTCCGTGAATTTCATCCTCGCGCATTTCGGCGTGCAGACCGGAGGCGTCTACACGTTCGAACCGTTCCAGATGGCGATGGATGAACCCAACGTCTATGCCGAAAGCGGGTGGTGCCTTCAGTCGAGGATCGTGGAATTCGCGAAGGAGTTGCCGCCGCACAAGATCCTGTTCGGAACCGACACCCCGCCGAACGAGCCGGGCATGTGGATCAACCTGCTTGAAGTGCTTTGCCACGAACCGCCCCAGGGCCTGAACCTCGATGAGGAAACCCTCGAGGACTACCTCGGCAACAATGTCGCCCGAATGATCGGACTCGAGCCGACCCCGCCGCCACGTTCGCTCGCAGAGGCCGAGGCTTATTTGCGTGGCAACGGGGTTGCCCTGGAGCCCGCCGAATAG
- a CDS encoding UbiX family flavin prenyltransferase, which yields MDNQNPRRMIVGISGASGIIYGKRMLEALRELGVETHLVMSNAARLTMAHETAFGPRDLEKIADVTHSNKDIGAACASGSFRTMGMVIAPCSVKTMAEIACGTTTSLLARSADVVLKERRKLVLMVRETPLHLGHLRNMVSVTEMGAIVYPPVPAFYARPESLDEMVDHTVGRVLDLFDLDTGKVHRWTGERPQAPGVGAGAVQISRKGLLITS from the coding sequence ATGGACAACCAGAACCCCAGGCGAATGATCGTCGGCATTTCCGGCGCTTCGGGGATCATCTACGGCAAGCGGATGCTCGAGGCATTGCGCGAACTGGGTGTTGAAACCCATTTGGTCATGTCCAACGCAGCCCGCCTCACCATGGCGCATGAGACCGCCTTCGGTCCGCGCGATCTGGAAAAGATCGCCGACGTGACACATTCCAACAAGGATATCGGCGCGGCCTGTGCCTCCGGGTCCTTCCGGACGATGGGCATGGTCATTGCGCCCTGTTCGGTGAAGACCATGGCGGAAATCGCCTGCGGCACCACCACGAGCCTCCTGGCGAGGTCCGCGGACGTGGTGCTCAAGGAACGGCGCAAGCTGGTATTGATGGTGCGCGAGACCCCGTTACATCTGGGGCATCTGCGCAACATGGTTTCCGTTACGGAGATGGGAGCTATTGTCTACCCGCCGGTGCCGGCATTCTATGCGCGTCCCGAAAGTCTTGACGAAATGGTGGATCACACGGTGGGACGCGTGCTGGATCTCTTCGATCTGGATACCGGCAAGGTGCATCGCTGGACAGGTGAGCGGCCTCAGGCCCCGGGTGTTGGTGCTGGTGCCGTGCAGATCTCCCGAAAGGGCCTTTTGATCACCAGCTAG
- a CDS encoding ABC transporter permease produces MADAMNRLNRIPGLLPGLTFLTILVCWELSTRLLTIPSFLLPAPSRIAEGFDAVTASRWLAHVWATLRVALLGFITAIAVSLPLAILLTRSRLVSTGIYPLLVVIQSTPIVAVAPIIIVTMGSGDVSRVLITFLISFFPLVVSMTTGLKATPEELIELSHSLKAPLLREFSQIRIPFAIPYIFSGLKISVTLSVIGAVVAEFVAAEQGIGYFIQFSTSLFKIPEAWAGLGILVVMSLTLFQIIAQIQRRLFPWSLPREGK; encoded by the coding sequence ATGGCCGACGCGATGAACCGTCTCAACCGAATTCCCGGCCTGCTGCCGGGTCTGACTTTCCTCACCATCCTCGTCTGCTGGGAACTGAGCACGCGATTGCTGACGATCCCGTCCTTTCTGCTTCCCGCGCCCAGCCGCATAGCGGAAGGGTTCGACGCAGTCACGGCTTCGCGCTGGCTGGCCCACGTGTGGGCAACGCTTCGCGTGGCATTGCTCGGCTTCATCACCGCCATCGCGGTGTCGCTGCCACTGGCTATCCTGCTGACACGCTCCCGCCTCGTTTCGACCGGGATCTATCCGTTGCTCGTGGTCATCCAGTCGACACCGATCGTCGCGGTGGCCCCGATCATAATCGTGACGATGGGCTCCGGCGACGTCAGCCGCGTGCTGATCACCTTCCTGATCTCCTTCTTCCCCCTGGTCGTATCGATGACCACCGGGCTGAAGGCGACACCGGAAGAGCTGATCGAACTCAGCCACTCGCTCAAGGCTCCGTTGCTTCGCGAATTCTCCCAGATCCGCATTCCGTTTGCGATTCCCTACATCTTCTCGGGTCTCAAGATTTCGGTGACGCTGTCGGTAATCGGCGCGGTGGTGGCAGAATTCGTGGCGGCGGAACAGGGCATTGGATACTTCATCCAGTTCTCCACATCGCTGTTCAAGATCCCGGAAGCCTGGGCCGGCCTCGGTATCCTGGTGGTGATGTCCTTGACCCTCTTCCAGATAATCGCACAGATCCAGCGCCGCCTTTTCCCCTGGAGCCTGCCGAGGGAGGGAAAATGA
- a CDS encoding xanthine dehydrogenase family protein molybdopterin-binding subunit, with product MNMPTPNLKNEFRIIGKSVKREDVIEKVTGAGSYVSDLKPVGMLYGKIKRADVAHARIRRIDVSKALAYPGVKAVLTHEDVPRVLHYGSPHPRSASCTKDQFILDNKVRFIGEGVAAVAAISEEIADEALDLIEVDYEELPAVFTPEEAIRPGAPLIHDVGPGGNLVLEPVRVERGDVEKGFAEADFVLEGEFSGGRPVPAYMEPNVCLADWDGSNKLTFWTSTQTAFMVRGILAEVLGLPVNKVRVLVDHMGGGFGAKQDCFQHEFLCALLAKATRRPVRMEFTRRETFIAGRSRHPFKLWLKQGFRNDGTITARDMKIVYDSGAYGSHGPGVTIVGTNSATSLYRCENVRLDGRCVYTNTPIAGAFRGYGVVQTYYALDIQMDEAAERLGVDPADLKRKNAVGEGDIAPSGHPIVGRGLEACIEHGIAGFDWKARRSLDRRPDPSRPHIRKGWGVGCEMHGSSAYPGIKEQGNAVVKVNEDGSITLMTGAAGLGTGAHTALAQIVAEELGVLFESVSVVHGDTDAVPWDIGAFASHTTYLVGSAARIAAGKAHSGVLERASAKANVPVEELMLVDGVIHVTGQPGLTMTVAEAMGPSKGIPAANILGKGTYEPTKSYSFAAHFVEVTVDTGTGLVQVDRVMPVHDVGKVIHPIAAQGQIEGGIQQGIGHTLTEDYVIDTTNGRSLNAGLVDYKMPLSMDMPEIDTVILEAAPDPSGPWGAKGVGEDPIIAIGPAIANAIHDAIGVRFRHYPITPEDILNALKQREDQ from the coding sequence ATGAACATGCCCACACCCAATCTGAAGAACGAGTTTCGGATCATAGGCAAGAGCGTCAAGCGTGAAGACGTGATCGAAAAGGTGACCGGCGCAGGCAGCTATGTGTCCGATCTGAAACCTGTCGGCATGCTGTACGGCAAGATCAAGCGCGCCGATGTGGCTCATGCGCGCATCAGGCGCATCGATGTTTCCAAGGCGCTCGCATATCCCGGCGTCAAGGCAGTGCTGACGCACGAGGATGTGCCGCGCGTGCTGCATTACGGCTCGCCGCACCCGCGCTCGGCGTCCTGCACAAAGGACCAGTTCATCCTCGACAACAAGGTGAGGTTTATTGGCGAGGGCGTCGCCGCGGTTGCCGCCATAAGCGAAGAAATCGCCGACGAAGCGCTCGATCTTATCGAAGTGGACTATGAGGAACTGCCCGCCGTCTTCACGCCCGAGGAGGCGATACGGCCCGGCGCGCCGTTGATCCACGATGTCGGGCCGGGCGGCAACCTGGTGCTTGAACCGGTCAGGGTCGAGCGCGGCGATGTCGAGAAGGGCTTTGCGGAAGCCGATTTCGTCCTCGAAGGCGAGTTTTCCGGCGGCCGGCCGGTTCCGGCCTATATGGAGCCCAACGTTTGCCTGGCCGACTGGGACGGGTCAAACAAGTTGACCTTCTGGACCTCCACCCAGACCGCCTTCATGGTTCGTGGCATCCTGGCCGAGGTGTTGGGCCTGCCCGTCAACAAGGTGCGGGTACTGGTCGACCATATGGGCGGAGGTTTCGGCGCCAAGCAGGATTGCTTCCAGCATGAGTTTCTCTGTGCGCTTCTGGCCAAGGCGACCCGCCGCCCGGTTCGGATGGAATTCACCCGGCGCGAAACCTTCATCGCCGGCCGGTCGCGGCACCCTTTCAAGCTGTGGCTGAAACAGGGATTCCGCAACGACGGCACCATCACCGCGCGCGACATGAAGATTGTCTACGACTCGGGAGCCTACGGATCGCACGGACCGGGCGTGACCATTGTCGGCACCAACTCCGCCACGTCGCTGTATCGCTGCGAGAATGTTCGGCTCGACGGACGATGCGTCTATACGAACACACCGATTGCCGGAGCGTTCCGCGGCTATGGCGTGGTGCAGACCTACTACGCGCTTGACATTCAGATGGATGAAGCGGCCGAGCGGCTGGGGGTCGACCCGGCCGACCTGAAGCGGAAGAACGCCGTCGGCGAAGGCGATATCGCGCCGTCCGGCCATCCGATCGTCGGCCGGGGACTGGAGGCGTGTATCGAGCACGGGATCGCCGGTTTCGACTGGAAGGCCCGGCGCAGCCTGGACCGCCGTCCGGATCCGAGCCGTCCTCACATTCGCAAGGGCTGGGGCGTCGGCTGCGAGATGCATGGATCGTCCGCATATCCGGGCATCAAGGAGCAGGGCAACGCGGTCGTCAAGGTGAACGAGGACGGTTCGATAACGCTGATGACCGGTGCGGCCGGGCTGGGCACAGGCGCGCATACGGCGCTGGCGCAGATCGTTGCTGAAGAGCTGGGTGTGCTTTTTGAGAGCGTTTCGGTGGTCCATGGCGATACCGATGCCGTGCCGTGGGATATCGGTGCCTTCGCGTCGCACACCACCTATCTGGTCGGGAGCGCCGCCAGGATCGCCGCCGGCAAGGCGCATTCGGGCGTTCTGGAACGAGCCTCGGCCAAAGCCAATGTGCCGGTCGAGGAGCTCATGCTGGTGGACGGGGTGATCCACGTGACCGGACAGCCGGGCCTGACCATGACAGTGGCCGAGGCGATGGGGCCATCGAAGGGCATCCCTGCAGCGAATATTCTGGGCAAGGGAACCTATGAGCCGACGAAGTCCTATTCCTTTGCCGCTCATTTCGTTGAAGTGACCGTCGATACCGGCACGGGCCTCGTTCAGGTCGATCGTGTCATGCCGGTTCATGACGTCGGCAAGGTGATCCACCCGATAGCCGCACAGGGCCAAATCGAGGGCGGTATCCAACAGGGGATCGGCCACACGCTGACCGAAGACTACGTCATCGATACGACAAACGGACGCTCCCTGAACGCGGGCCTGGTCGACTACAAGATGCCGCTGTCGATGGACATGCCTGAAATCGACACCGTGATTCTGGAAGCCGCTCCCGATCCCTCGGGCCCCTGGGGGGCCAAGGGTGTCGGCGAAGATCCGATCATCGCGATCGGCCCGGCCATCGCCAATGCGATTCACGACGCCATCGGCGTGCGCTTCCGCCACTATCCGATAACGCCTGAGGACATACTCAACGCATTGAAACAAAGGGAGGATCAGTGA
- a CDS encoding ABC transporter ATP-binding protein: MTNLTSPAIRFCDVEMKFDTRAGELLALQHVDLTIMDYEFVAILGPSGCGKSTLMRLVAGLLEPTAGLVEVHGTRVTEPRDNIGIVFQKPTLLPWATLEDNVVFPMKHKYGRVTPEQRERAHELLELVGLANLEKRRPGRLSGGMQQRVGIARALLHNPDILLMDEPFSALDALTREEMGFELLNIWQKHRKTVMFITHSIVEAVLLADRVVVMSNGPGARVAEDFRVPAPRPRTGESMRLNEMQDLAAHLRSLLMTRKAA, from the coding sequence ATGACAAACCTCACCTCTCCCGCGATCAGGTTCTGCGATGTGGAAATGAAATTCGACACGCGGGCCGGGGAATTGCTCGCCCTGCAGCATGTCGACCTGACCATCATGGATTACGAGTTCGTCGCCATACTCGGTCCGTCTGGCTGCGGCAAGTCAACGCTGATGCGGCTTGTCGCCGGCCTGCTCGAACCGACGGCCGGTCTGGTCGAGGTTCACGGAACCCGTGTGACGGAACCACGCGACAATATAGGCATCGTTTTTCAGAAACCCACGCTGCTGCCCTGGGCGACGCTCGAGGACAATGTGGTCTTTCCGATGAAACACAAATACGGCCGCGTCACCCCTGAGCAACGCGAAAGAGCACACGAGCTGCTGGAACTCGTCGGACTGGCCAATCTGGAAAAACGCCGGCCAGGACGCCTGTCCGGCGGAATGCAGCAAAGGGTCGGGATTGCCCGCGCCTTGCTGCACAATCCCGACATTCTGCTGATGGACGAGCCGTTCTCGGCACTCGACGCCCTGACGCGCGAGGAAATGGGCTTCGAGCTGCTCAATATCTGGCAGAAGCACCGCAAGACGGTGATGTTCATCACCCATTCCATCGTCGAGGCGGTTCTGCTGGCCGACCGCGTGGTCGTGATGAGCAACGGCCCCGGGGCCCGTGTGGCCGAGGACTTTCGTGTCCCGGCTCCCCGTCCGCGGACCGGCGAGTCCATGCGACTGAACGAAATGCAGGATCTCGCAGCGCATCTGCGCAGTCTCCTGATGACCCGAAAGGCAGCGTGA
- a CDS encoding UbiD family decarboxylase: MFMGKTAEFHPQDVRHFLAAYRASCPDDIIEIDAPVSDDQDATALIWALAGQGRQPVLKLNNVTGLDAPVVCNLFGSRRRIAHLFETGEAGLHAAYQARSRAAMAPMEVATGPVMQHVVAGADVDLNTLPMLKHFETDRQKYITSGIIIGEHPDTGIGNLSYHRAMIRSRNQLATSLHSRGHLWRLLNLSKEKGRPMPVAMVIGGHPLFMLAASARLAFEEDERDIAGGLMGAPLEVVRTPKYGIRVPAQAEIVLEGVIDHEAFVEEGPFGEFTGYSSDRSTNNLFTVEAILRRKQPILVSVAGGNSAEHLNLGRIPREAEMVEKLKARFPSVTAVHYPSSGTHFHAYVAMNQSREGEARQVMLGLMGWDQYLKNVIVVDADVDITRDEEVLWAVSAHFQPHRDVVIVEGLPGNALDPSASGIGTTSRMGLDATRGPDFHGIRAQISEAAQARAKDLLQQLQASSSGTV; the protein is encoded by the coding sequence ATGTTCATGGGCAAGACCGCCGAATTCCACCCTCAGGATGTCCGGCATTTCCTGGCCGCCTATCGCGCATCCTGTCCCGACGACATCATCGAGATCGACGCACCGGTTTCGGATGATCAGGACGCAACGGCGCTTATCTGGGCACTGGCAGGGCAGGGGCGGCAGCCCGTCCTAAAGCTCAACAACGTGACTGGTCTCGATGCGCCGGTGGTCTGCAATCTGTTCGGATCGCGCCGGCGGATCGCGCACCTGTTCGAAACCGGCGAGGCCGGGCTGCACGCAGCCTATCAGGCCCGCTCTCGGGCTGCGATGGCGCCGATGGAAGTCGCCACCGGGCCGGTTATGCAGCACGTGGTTGCGGGAGCGGACGTCGACCTGAACACCCTGCCGATGCTCAAGCACTTTGAGACCGATCGCCAGAAATACATCACTTCGGGCATCATAATCGGCGAACATCCGGATACAGGTATAGGTAACCTCTCCTACCACCGCGCGATGATCCGCTCGCGCAACCAGCTCGCCACCTCGCTGCATTCGCGCGGCCACCTGTGGCGGCTGCTGAACCTGTCGAAAGAGAAGGGCCGCCCGATGCCCGTTGCCATGGTGATCGGCGGCCATCCCCTGTTCATGCTGGCAGCTTCGGCACGGTTGGCTTTTGAGGAAGACGAGCGCGACATTGCCGGCGGGCTTATGGGCGCGCCCCTCGAGGTCGTAAGGACACCCAAATACGGCATCCGCGTTCCGGCCCAGGCCGAAATCGTCCTGGAGGGCGTGATCGACCACGAAGCCTTTGTCGAAGAGGGGCCGTTCGGTGAATTCACCGGTTATTCCTCGGATCGCTCGACGAATAATCTCTTCACCGTCGAGGCGATCCTCCGCCGCAAACAGCCGATCCTGGTCAGCGTCGCCGGCGGCAATTCCGCCGAGCATCTGAACCTTGGCCGGATTCCCCGCGAGGCGGAGATGGTGGAAAAGCTCAAGGCGCGTTTCCCGTCCGTGACGGCCGTGCATTACCCTTCCTCCGGCACGCATTTTCACGCCTATGTCGCGATGAACCAGAGCCGGGAGGGCGAAGCGCGGCAGGTGATGCTCGGGCTGATGGGCTGGGACCAGTACCTGAAGAACGTGATCGTGGTCGATGCCGATGTGGACATCACGCGCGACGAAGAAGTGCTCTGGGCGGTATCCGCTCACTTCCAGCCGCATCGCGACGTGGTGATTGTTGAAGGCCTGCCCGGCAATGCGCTCGATCCGTCGGCCAGCGGAATAGGCACGACCTCGCGCATGGGGCTCGACGCGACCCGTGGCCCCGACTTCCACGGCATCAGGGCTCAGATTTCCGAAGCTGCGCAGGCACGGGCCAAAGACCTGTTGCAGCAGCTCCAGGCGAGTTCATCAGGAACAGTGTGA